TCTAGAAGACTAACATCATTTCTAAGGATAGGCTCAGACATATAGACAGGCATCTATGTGCAAAGCATCGAGCTATTATGGGATTACCATGACCTCTTACCTCTTGCGCTGATAAGAAGTGAATGTGTAAGAGCTTCCGTTCACTGTCTACCAGAGGCAGAAATGTAACCGTTACATCGTCGTCTGTGTTCAGATTTGCACCAGCCCCGCGATTGTCATAGCCATCGTTCTCCATTGCTACCAGGGCAGAGAAGTGTCCCCTTGTGTAGCCCAAAGCAATTGGGCTTTTCCAGCAGAAACTCTGCTCCCACAGAAGTGGCAAATACACTCCTGGAAAAGAGAGAGCATCAAGGTGATCAGCTGCAAATCCCATACTTATATGTAGGTTTCCCGTTGCTTTACATGCCCACATGGGTGTCTTATGCCTATATTACCGATTCCAGCCTAAGCAGGAGTCTAAAAACCTAAAACATCAGCAGCATATTGTTTTTTGGCATCCACATATCTGCAAAGGATTTAATGAAGTATTCCCATGTCCATTACAAGATAGGtgaacattaaagcgactctgtacccacaatctgacccccccccccaaaaaaaaacaaaaacaattgtacctccagatagctgcttttaatccaagatctgtcctggggtccgttcggcaggtgatgcagttattgtcctaaaaaaatacttttaaatttgaagccccgtgccaaactggagtatctgtgccctaactttgcaccacccctccaccctcttcatcattaggaatgccactgaaacattttctccatgcttaacattgcacaggtccttaacgatccagcccatgtgccgggatgatacaggtggggaataggaagcaatctgcctggagcattcctaatgatgaagagggtggggaggagggacggaggggtggtgcaaagttcgggcacagatactcccgtttggcacggggcttcaagtttaaaagtattttcttaggacaataactgcatcacctgccaaacggaccccaggacagatcttagattaaaaggtacaagtggttttggggggtcagattaggggtacagagtcactttaagcttgaGTAAAGGAGACAGAATTGTGTGTTATTCTGGTGCCCATACATGACTTGACCTGGACATGGGCATAAGTGTACATAGATTATCCATGATATACTAGACATTAGCAATACCTTGAAATCGAGTGTATCCCAATGTCTCCCCACGGAAGCTCTTGTAATATTTAACTCCATATACTATGATTGGTCTTCTGAGAATATGCGCAAGAACAAAGATGTGCGTTTGTTCCAGGCTGGCCCCTGGCTACaacaaaaagataaaaacacaCTGGGTCAATAAGTGGCTTTACATAAGACAGGTCAATAAATAATTTACAGAAGAGAGATCACACACATAACATGTTCTAATGGTGCTGTATAACAGAGCACACAAACCAATGGACTTGCTACAATGCGTTTACAAAACTGCACCAGAAAGAGGACAGCTTGAAACGCCGTCCTCATGTTTACATCTTCAATAACCTCTCTCGTTCAGAGAGCAGGGAGTATGGGATTGTGAGGTGGAGAATTGTATTAGAGGGACCCATACCGCTTATGGGGAATCATGCAAAGTTTGTGCTAATAAAAAGCAACAAACTTCACAGAAAACCTTTAGCTTCGTTACTCTTGCGTAGGCAGACATATTGTTATTCGAATTAAAATTCTGCATAGTTAGAGGTCACATGTTCCGTGCACAGCCTGTTAATATGGCCAATGTGCCATGGAATGGAGATGAAGATTCCGGCATCATCAATCATTATGATGCTAGGAGCTTGGAAACTGTTAAAATCtttacgctactgtactgacaccgcATCAATATAGTAGCCCAAAGATTTAAAGGGTTTTAGATTCCGCTCCATAACATCTCTTCCATGCACAGACTGTAATTCTGGAACCTGTGAATCTGTAGGAAATAGTGGCATGGCTGTGAGAAAATGTAATTTGTCACCACCAagtctatatactacatacaaGCTTGGATACATAATGGGAACTCATTTAAGTGCGCCAGTCAAGGTTTAGGCTCCGGAACTTCCATGTGCAGCTGCTATCAGAAGTTTAGGTTGCCATAGACTCGAGCACAAAACTCAGACACTTTGAACTTCCAAGCTGCCGACATAGGTTGAAATGTCCTGAAGCCTGACAGGCACATGTcagtaaggctggattcacattcCGTGTTCCGCatagaacacggacgtggaatgccagtaatggactctccccctgcccaggcagcatctgtgataagatgctgggagcaggggaactgtacagatatgctccgcactgtaatgacagcgcggctgattcattacagcgcatatctgtacagttcccctactcccagcatcttatcacagatgctgcctgggcgggggaagagtgttacaggcattccacgtccgcgttctgaacgtgtgaatatagcctaaaatgtGCACCTGTATCAGGAATTCCACTACTTACCTGGCTTGCTAGCGAGAGAATAAAAGCCCAGTCTTCCTGCCATTGTTCCTCTCTTAGAGAGAAGTGTAGTCCAAAGCTCTGCGAGTACCAAGATTCCCACTCCTTCCAACGGCTGTAAAACCTGAACAAAAAAGGGGTAATGGTAAAGCCGGTCAGGAGATTCAGTAATCAAGCGTCATCTACGTCACACTTAATGCTATAACAAACAATTTTAGAAGATCTAATCAGAACAAATCACTATGACAAGAACACAAAACTCTAAACTTACGGATCAGGCCAATAAGCAGACAACTTCTAAATAGCAGAAACAGAAACTGTAAGGTTTTCCCGCTGCACTTACCAGTGGGAGCAGTCGTGGAGGCTGTCGTGCAGAGCCTTTCTTAGCACCGAGTCTTTGTCGTAGATGCCCCAGGTTGCTTGTAGTACAGAGTCCAGCAGGCAGTCACCTGCAGTGCGGTTCCAAAGTGCATAAAGTCTGCTGTCCAGACGGGTCCCCAGCTCAAGTGACCAATTAATAATAGGAGATTCCTCCTCTAGCTCTGCAATGGAGCAGGCAGGTAAGTGAATTATTCAGCATAGGGTTAGATAGGATGTTTGTACACTAAGCACAAGACTTGCCTTTCTGAACATCCCGGTCCAGAACTTCATCAAACAGTTTCTCCTGAACGGAGGGAGGCAGATCCTCGATGTCTGCAAACAGAGAAGTCAATAATGAGTCAACAGCATAATATTTCACCTCGCTACACAGTGAAGAGCGAGTAGATCAATACAGCTGGAAACAGATACACCAGTGGGTACCGGATAACAAGGTTTTCCTTAAAGGGCAAGTCACATAGCAGATTTAttccagaaatttctgcaacagaAAATCCATTGCCTATGTGTGCAAGAATTTCAAAACCAATTTGCATATACAGGATATGTAACAGATCTGCAGAAGTTAAGGCCGCATTACACAGCATGATTTTACAGgggaagcgagcgccaacctgtcaggtcggcACTCTCTTCCCCCTAGTTTTCAGCTGGCTGCCTGTGCATGTACATGTACAAACAGAGCGGGGAGGAGTAGGAGGGTTGCTTGTTCAAGCTACCCATTGACATccgcggcggtctgctgctgcttctggccCTAATATGTCAGTAGGCAGTCTGTGACATAATCGTGATTTTTCAGCatattaaaagaccacgatcagctgacattgtgcacgccagctgattgttgccttccaaCACGCACTATTACACTACCAACTGTTAagactgattaaccccttcccgcatcagtcagtacatttacgTCCTGATGCGGGAGGTGGGGAATCAGAGAGGGGTCAGGCAGCGAccacgctctgaaccaccgcgaccccaggtgctatgtgtagcccgggaccgcggcagtccTATTGTTGCGctcgctaattatacatttaaatgcagctgtcaaaactgacagctacatttaaatgaTCTGCCCCTTTCCCTGCTTACCGGGCCGGGGCTCAGTgtcgcactgacactgatcccagcaatccatctatctggtctgctgcagaccagactaaTACAGCAATAATCTGATCcactgtaaagtacaattagtggcgcaaaatataaaggctcatgtgggtctgtaggtgaaaaaatgcaagtgccatgacCTTTTAAAgactaggaggaaaaaaaatgaaaccgcaaaaacaaaaatttgcctggtcctgaaggggttaattggcCAAGTGCAGTCGATAATTGTTTCTTGTACTAGGACCTTTTGTGTGACAAATCCATCAACATGTGCCTACTTTTCCAGCTATGGACATCCTGGAAAGACACACTGTCCTCTTCCCAATATATTCCTCCATGGACATGTATACCAGGAGTGACTATACTAGAGCAGTATCACCCACTAAGATTAATGAATAAATGGGTCAACACAATGGCTCTGTTATTAGAACACATTATTCTCAGGCAAGCAACATCGCCAAATATTTACCTGCAGGTAAAGTGAAAGTGACAAGGTCTGTCAGGAAGTAACATGCAAAGTCGCCTTTCCTCTGGTGCATGGAAGCTGCGATTTCCCTCCTGATCTGCTCTGTAAGTTCAGGACACACCATGGCTGGGATACATTTGGCTGCATGCTGAGAAACCTGCAATTATATAAGCCACATATGAGTTACACAAGAACATGAACCATTTGTCACCAGGCATTATATAATGGTAGCCTTTTATTTCAGGAATAATCCTGATATTGGATGTTATTCAGCCCCTGCGATAGTGACATACACCAAAACACACAACAAGCCTTCGCATCATTGTTCCCAAGGAGGCTACAGTGAATGGTCTAGTGTCTGGACATCACTAGGGTAGGGATGGGCGATAAAtctaattcgcccagaattttaGAACAgattttgtgaaaatcgtaaattcgattttcacaaaaaaatcattgcaggtggcAGTGTGTGCAGCGGCGGCCGAACATGAAgctccctggtctctggaggaggctgtgggcactgcagggtaaggtgatcgcatCACTGCGAGTCCTGGAGCTGTTCAGCAGAATCAGGgggtgcagtgcagacccccgatcctgctgtacagccccaggACCTTCAGCGACgcgatcaccttaccctgcagtccccgcagcctcctccagagaccagagAGCTCCATGTGTGTCCGGGAGGAGAGCGCCTGTGTCGGGtgtgagagcaggagaggtgtgtgtccagctgccccagtcccatcttagtcacccccagctgccccagtcccccctcagtctcTCCCAGCTGCACCAGTCGACCCTAgctcccctcagtcacccccagctgccccagtcactcctcatctatacctgtactactagtactacacccctcatccactatacctccactattacaccctacctagatggaggcacaaagcaGATCTccaatactatatgggagcacagagtggTACATATTGGGggaaactacttatatggggcacaggaggagcactTTCACAGTGCAAAGCAATATAGTTgctgtctcaaatgtcattaaaatagtatctgatgctgcaaggagaaaaaatcaatcattctgtttagcaaaagagaaaaaaaaacccacgaGATTTAAAACGAGAATCTTCCAAAATAccttaaattaataaaaagttatcagcaTGATAATATAGATGATGAAACATTCTGTACATAGGTGTAACACAGGAAGGAAGCACCAAGCCAGACTATAAAAGCTGCTCACTTCTGTTAGAAGTATGGCCAGCATGTCCTGCCTCTGGAAGCGAATAGATAGATGCACCAGAGTGTAACCCACATCAAAGGCCGACGGACGGTTCAATAGACGAACTTCATCGGCTGAAAGTTGCCGAGCGATGTCTCCTCCTGATGTCTTGTAAGCTTCCACTGCTGACAGGTCGCCCTCCACCACACCTAAAAGACAGGACATGGTTTCTacaagctggagacaatacaacaATACTTGACCCCATTAGATatgatcacacacagatttttagcAATAGGTCATCATGAAATGACATTAAAATTACGACCATAATATTAATGCTTGTGTTCATGTCTTACTATGGAGTTCAAAGAAAGTGCGTCTCCTACTAGGCAGCATGTGTAATAGTACAAGTGTTCCCTGCAGCAAATGTATAGCTGGCCCTGACACCAACCAGCTGATTTTCATGCCTGGCACCTTAAATACTTCTGGCAGTCACATGAAGGTGGGCTGTCTTTATTTCTGATAAGTGGTTGTCTTGTTGAGACAACTTTACAATCCTTTAAAGCCCCAGCACAGATTCTGATCATAtaacattattatatatatatatatatatatatatatatatatatatatcactgtatgcAATACCGCAGGGatgtttggttccctttaatgctagTGGGGGCTACACTTACTACGCAACCTGACAAGGCTCTCTCCTCCTCATCCCCGCTACCATTCACACCAGAGAATGACTCATAAGATAATAAAGTAGAGCGATGCGTCATAGGTAGAGAATAAACCTGTGATAGTAGAGAGAACTCCCTGAAACAAGAGTTCAGTTTAGACAATTGAGGAAGCAATAAAACCATCACGTACTATCTGCTTAGCTGTGAGAAGGTCACCTCAAGTGTAAAGTACCAACCGAAATGACCGGTTACCATATACATTGTCCATTGGATGCAATCAGGTAAGACTATGATGACTTTCCTGACTTTACCCCATGTGTTACTGAAATCTTAGGTTGTTATTGACAGGAGAGGCCACCAGGGGGCACCAAGCCTTCACTGTCCAATTGTCTTCAATGGACAAGGACCTTAAAACACAACCATGTCGTAGCACCATGCTGCAGAAAACCTGATGAGGCCCCAAAAGAGGTGTATGGAGCCTTACAGGACTTAAGGAGTTTTATCTTAATAAAATGGAGGTGGTTACGTTGTCTGACAGCTTCTGCTACAAGGCTGTGGATTTCTATCACTGCAGAATCCTGTGCCAATAATCACCAACAAAATGGGCACATAGGTGGATTTGTAGCCCAGGAATAACTAGCTCTTATATTATCCATAGCGGGAGCTTCATAATGTACATTTATCACACTTGTgattttaagcccctattacacaggccaatctggaggagcaagcgagtgctgacctgtctaaaaatctgtcagataatctgttggtgtcatAAGGCCCTAAGAGGAAGCAGTAACATGACCCATGGTTAGAGATAACACACTGCTATGGCCCTGTTATAATACATGCCCATGGGGCATCAGCCATGGCATAGATATATGTCCTCAAATGAACATGTCAGGAAAATCagattttagagatgagcgaacctggagcatgctcgagtcaatccaaacccgaacttttcagcatttgattagcggtggctgctgaagttgaataaagccctcaGGCTATGTGGAAGACAtggacagtcattggctgtatccatgttttccagacaaccttagagctctatccaagttcagcagcccccgctaatcaaatgccgaacgttcgggttcggatggactcgaacccgaacccagttcactcatctctatcagatttcttatcaggaactCTGAATAGATTTGTGGCCTTAGCCTAAGGGAGCAGCCGGAATTGTGGACAGCCAGGGTCAGGGTCAGCAAGCTAGTCTGGAGCACACAGTCAAAGTGATGCTGTCACCCCCCTTACACTATGCACGGttttctgcaccatccacaagcttagatgctgcacatttgatatagaCCTGTATAAAGCCTGTGTGTCTTCTAAAatgtcttcttaaaggggtactccgggctggaggGCTTTTTttcctatggccggggaggaggtggatgaggtcaATGACGTCCGCTTACCTCCCCGCTCCTGGTCAGCgctgcccggccacttcctggtctctgcagggtctagagacgtgacgtttcaagtccgctcagccagtcagtggcagaggcaggatcccacctctgccactgactggcttgctgagcgggcttgaaacgtcatgtctcaagcaCTCTGATGGTGGGAGACGCAGATAGCGGTACAATTGCCAAGGAA
The nucleotide sequence above comes from Dendropsophus ebraccatus isolate aDenEbr1 chromosome 8, aDenEbr1.pat, whole genome shotgun sequence. Encoded proteins:
- the ZRANB1 gene encoding ubiquitin thioesterase ZRANB1 isoform X2, which codes for MTEHGIKWACEYCTYENWPSAIKCTMCRAQRPSGAIITEEPFKSSAPSVGTIERSGGSPLICPDSSARPRVKTSFSMENSSKWSCHMCTYLNWPRAIRCTQCLSQRRTRSPTESPQSSGSGLRSVPSPVDPCEEYNDRNKLNIKGQHWTCSACTYENGAKAKKCVVCDHPSPNNIDSIELADTDEASSIINEQDRARWRSGCSSGGNSQRRSPPMSKRDSEMDFQRIELAGAVGSKDELELDLKKLKQIKNRMRKTDWLFLNACVGVVEGDLSAVEAYKTSGGDIARQLSADEVRLLNRPSAFDVSQHAAKCIPAMVCPELTEQIRREIAASMHQRKGDFACYFLTDLVTFTLPADIEDLPPSVQEKLFDEVLDRDVQKELEEESPIINWSLELGTRLDSRLYALWNRTAGDCLLDSVLQATWGIYDKDSVLRKALHDSLHDCSHWFYSRWKEWESWYSQSFGLHFSLREEQWQEDWAFILSLASQPGASLEQTHIFVLAHILRRPIIVYGVKYYKSFRGETLGYTRFQGVYLPLLWEQSFCWKSPIALGYTRGHFSALVAMENDGYDNRGAGANLNTDDDVTVTFLPLVDSERKLLHIHFLSAQELGNEDQQEKLLREWLDCCVTEGGVLVAMQKSSRRRNHPLVTQMVEKWLDGYRQIRPCTALSDGEEDEDDEDE
- the ZRANB1 gene encoding ubiquitin thioesterase ZRANB1 isoform X1, with protein sequence MTEHGIKWACEYCTYENWPSAIKCTMCRAQRPSGAIITEEPFKSSAPSVGTIERSGGSPLICPDSSARPRVKTSFSMENSSKWSCHMCTYLNWPRAIRCTQCLSQRRTRSPTESPQSSGSGLRSVPSPVDPCEEYNDRNKLNIKGQHWTCSACTYENGAKAKKCVVCDHPSPNNIDSIELADTDEASSIINEQDRARWRSGCSSGGNSQRRSPPMSKRDSEMDFQRIELAGAVGSKDELELDLKKLKQIKNRMRKTDWLFLNACVGVVEGDLSAVEAYKTSGGDIARQLSADEVRLLNRPSAFDVGYTLVHLSIRFQRQDMLAILLTEVSQHAAKCIPAMVCPELTEQIRREIAASMHQRKGDFACYFLTDLVTFTLPADIEDLPPSVQEKLFDEVLDRDVQKELEEESPIINWSLELGTRLDSRLYALWNRTAGDCLLDSVLQATWGIYDKDSVLRKALHDSLHDCSHWFYSRWKEWESWYSQSFGLHFSLREEQWQEDWAFILSLASQPGASLEQTHIFVLAHILRRPIIVYGVKYYKSFRGETLGYTRFQGVYLPLLWEQSFCWKSPIALGYTRGHFSALVAMENDGYDNRGAGANLNTDDDVTVTFLPLVDSERKLLHIHFLSAQELGNEDQQEKLLREWLDCCVTEGGVLVAMQKSSRRRNHPLVTQMVEKWLDGYRQIRPCTALSDGEEDEDDEDE